Proteins encoded in a region of the Poecilia reticulata strain Guanapo linkage group LG14, Guppy_female_1.0+MT, whole genome shotgun sequence genome:
- the LOC103475644 gene encoding tumor suppressor candidate 5 homolog gives MELDGLLNRPLSEFERFNVKTPQGEQLREDLLGPPSYRSVMAINTDAAFEKTGLGEREVSNPTDFQDTEKLLSKAPAEPTGESNLKPSDSFPLNARGSIRSLDAEQNGRRSPLKSGSIGQLTAPPRSTSRLSLGQLSSPVPPGSEPPSYLWLAVVSCFCPGVPFNVCALWYANVSRSVLHTGDIEGARKYGRRSMLLSVLAMLTGVVVIIFIVLTIEAQQ, from the exons ATGGAGTTAGACGGTTTATTAAATAGGCCGCTCTCTGAATTTGAACGCTTTAATGTGAAGACCCCCCAAGGAGAACAACTGAGGGAAGACTTACTAGGACCTCCATCCTACCGCTCGGTGATGGCCATCAACACTGATGCCGCTTTCGAGAAGACTGGCCTGGGCGAGAGGGAAGTCTCCAACCCAACCGACTTCCAGGACACCGAGAAGCTGCTGAGCAAAGCCCCCGCCGAGCCGACCGGGGAGAGCAACCTCAAACCCTCCGACTCCTTCCCTCTGAACGCCAGAGGCAGCATCCGCTCCCTGGACGCGGAGCAGAACGGACGCCGGTCCCCGCTGAAGTCGGGCTCCATCGGGCAGCTGACGGCCCCACCCAGATCTACTTCCCGGCTCAGCCTGGGCCAGCTCTCCTCCCCGGTTCCACCGGGATCCGAGCCGCCCAGTTACCTGTGGCTGGCCGTGGTGTCCTGCTTCTGTCCCGGAGTGCCGTTCAATGTCTGCGCCTTGTGGTACGCGAATGTG TCGAGGTCAGTTCTCCACACGGGAGATATCGAGGGAGCAAGAAAGTATGGGCGTCGATCAATGCTGCTCAGTGTTCTGGCGATGCTGACGGGTGTGGTTGTAATCATCTTCATAGTGCTTACAATAG AGGCCCAACAATGA